The following coding sequences lie in one Arachis ipaensis cultivar K30076 chromosome B05, Araip1.1, whole genome shotgun sequence genomic window:
- the LOC107643415 gene encoding uncharacterized protein At1g27050: MSHKRDKPSYTSSRHAPYPKRRRPPPEPVLQEPEDRPSSRPAPPSAVVIMGLPNDCSVLDLKSRFEIYGPIARIRIDGDAVGYVTYRTKDSADAAIAAGADPSFGITLHSKKVQVLWATDPLAMWREGIGNNNKDKGSMSKLVRAEVPLRRHGRGNRLASAIGNTRTSVDNAGSLVLEVPFKGREIVAYDDIL, translated from the exons ATGAGTCACAAGAGAGACAAACCCTCTTACACTTCTTCCCGCCACGCCCCCTACCCGAAGCGCCGCCGCCCACCGCCGGAGCCCGTGCTTCAGGAGCCGGAGGACCGACCATCATCGAGGCCTGCGCCCCCGTCCGCGGTGGTCATTATGGGCCTTCCCAACGACTGCTCCGTCCTTGACCTCAAGTCCCGCTTCGAGATCTACGGCCCCATTGCTCGCATTCGCATCGACGGCGACGCCGTCGGATACGTCACCTACCGGACCAAGGACTCCGCCGACGCCGCTATCGCCGCCGGCGCCGACCCATCCTTTGGAATTACTCTTCACTCCAAAAAG GTTCAGGTGTTGTGGGCAACTGACCCTCTAGCCATGTGGAGGGAAGGAATTGGTAATAACAACAAGGACAAAGGATCAATGTCGAAGCTTGTGCGTGCTGAGGTACCTTTGAGAAGACATGGAAGGGGTAATAGACTTGCTTCAGCTATAGGCAATACCAGAACCAGTGTTGATAACGCAGGTAGCTTGGTTCTTGAAGTACCTTTCAAGGGAAGAGAAATTGTTGCTTATGATGATATCCTCTGA